A window of Zingiber officinale cultivar Zhangliang chromosome 5A, Zo_v1.1, whole genome shotgun sequence contains these coding sequences:
- the LOC121979735 gene encoding putative invertase inhibitor has translation MAMKPWSMTNVSLLLPLLLLLLPHHLRLASTAADSVEATCKTIARDDPNVHYAFCVEALRRDPASGAADTKGLAVIAAKLSEKNATSMVAAATALLGKARRPPERRSLETCASAYGEAVEALGLSVGAIEEGRLDDAMTYLSASIGAADVCAQAFEELRVACPFPKQNMAAQQFCYVALCITHLLG, from the coding sequence ATGGCGATGAAGCCCTGGTCCATGACTAACGTCTCTCTCCTTctgcccctcctcctcctcctcctcccccacCACCTCCGTCTCGCCTCCACCGCCGCAGACTCCGTGGAAGCCACCTGCAAGACCATCGCCCGCGACGACCCGAACGTCCACTACGCCTTCTGCGTCGAGGCACTGCGCAGGGACCCGGCGAGCGGCGCGGCTGACACCAAGGGGCTGGCGGTGATCGCCGCGAAGCTGTCGGAGAAAAACGCGACGAGCATGGTAGCAGCGGCCACGGCGCTGCTGGGGAAGGCGCGGCGGCCGCCGGAGCGGCGGAGCCTGGAGACGTGCGCGAGCGCGTACGGGGAGGCGGTGGAGGCGCTGGGGCTCTCGGTGGGGGCCATCGAGGAGGGGAGGCTGGACGACGCGATGACGTACCTGAGCGCGAGCATCGGCGCGGCGGATGTGTGCGCGCAGGCGTTCGAGGAGTTGCGGGTGGCGTGCCCGTTCCCGAAGCAGAACATGGCGGCGCAGCAGTTCTGCTACGTTGCTCTGTGCATCACCCATTTGCTGGGGTAG
- the LOC121980826 gene encoding protein CWC15 homolog A-like isoform X1: MTTAARPTWAPAKGGNEQGGTRIFGPSQKYSSRDLASHTTLKPRKEGQDTQDELQKRNLREELEERERRHFASKDKTYAEDRDRRKGGHLLLEGTRREVEDRIIPRSIDADDSDGDVKDHDDESDDDDDDEDDTEALLAELERIKKERAEEKLRKEQQQQEEELKAKEAELMRGNPLININNSTSFNVKRRWDDDVVFKNQSRGETKAPKRFINDTIRNDFHRKFLHKYMK, translated from the exons ATGACGACAGCAGCGCGGCCGACGTGGGCGCCGGCGAAGGGTGGGAACGAGCAGGGCGGCACCAGGATCTTTGGTCCTTCCCAGAAGTATTCCTCCCGCGATCTCGCCTCCCATACCACCCTAAAGCCAAG GAAAGAAGGGCAGGATACCCAGGATGAATTGCAGAAGAGGAACCTCAGAGAGGAGCTGGAGGAGCGTGAGCGTAGGCACTTTGCTTCCAAGGATAAAACTTATGCAG AAGATAGAGATAGAAGAAAAGGGGGGCACCTACTCTTGGAAG GAACAAGAAGAGAGGTTGAAGATAGGATTATTCCTAGGAGTATTGATGCTGATGACTCTGATGGGGATGTCAAAGATCATGATGATGAAAG tgatgatgacgatgatgatgaaGATGATACTGAAGCTTTGTTGGCTGAACTTGAAAGGATAAAGAAAGAACGCGCTGAAGAAAAACTCCGTAAG GAACAACAACAGCAGGAAGAAGAGCTCAAGGCAAAAGAAGCCGAGTTAATGCGAGGGAATCCATTAATCAATATCAACAATTCAACTTCTTTCAACGTCAAGAGAAG GTGGGACGATGATGTTGTTTTCAAAAATCAGTCTCGTGGTGAAACTAAAGCTCCTAAGCGTTTTATCAATGATACTATCAGAAATGACTTCCATCGCAAGTTTTTGCACAAGTACATGAAATGA
- the LOC121980826 gene encoding protein CWC15 homolog A-like isoform X2, translating into MTTAARPTWAPAKGGNEQGGTRIFGPSQKYSSRDLASHTTLKPRKEGQDTQDELQKRNLREELEERERRHFASKDKTYADRDRRKGGHLLLEGTRREVEDRIIPRSIDADDSDGDVKDHDDESDDDDDDEDDTEALLAELERIKKERAEEKLRKEQQQQEEELKAKEAELMRGNPLININNSTSFNVKRRWDDDVVFKNQSRGETKAPKRFINDTIRNDFHRKFLHKYMK; encoded by the exons ATGACGACAGCAGCGCGGCCGACGTGGGCGCCGGCGAAGGGTGGGAACGAGCAGGGCGGCACCAGGATCTTTGGTCCTTCCCAGAAGTATTCCTCCCGCGATCTCGCCTCCCATACCACCCTAAAGCCAAG GAAAGAAGGGCAGGATACCCAGGATGAATTGCAGAAGAGGAACCTCAGAGAGGAGCTGGAGGAGCGTGAGCGTAGGCACTTTGCTTCCAAGGATAAAACTTATGCAG ATAGAGATAGAAGAAAAGGGGGGCACCTACTCTTGGAAG GAACAAGAAGAGAGGTTGAAGATAGGATTATTCCTAGGAGTATTGATGCTGATGACTCTGATGGGGATGTCAAAGATCATGATGATGAAAG tgatgatgacgatgatgatgaaGATGATACTGAAGCTTTGTTGGCTGAACTTGAAAGGATAAAGAAAGAACGCGCTGAAGAAAAACTCCGTAAG GAACAACAACAGCAGGAAGAAGAGCTCAAGGCAAAAGAAGCCGAGTTAATGCGAGGGAATCCATTAATCAATATCAACAATTCAACTTCTTTCAACGTCAAGAGAAG GTGGGACGATGATGTTGTTTTCAAAAATCAGTCTCGTGGTGAAACTAAAGCTCCTAAGCGTTTTATCAATGATACTATCAGAAATGACTTCCATCGCAAGTTTTTGCACAAGTACATGAAATGA
- the LOC121980827 gene encoding uncharacterized protein LOC121980827 has product MGHETTAVIVGCKVLPICDAAASGGQLKEVARTSERRRSVARVKQELLRWAAAAKSSKGGSKAWKVLYSRNKLKPETESPECSAGKVSFKWDAGSCSGASSVCSPLSLPSSSTSRNDHSHIHTSSASRLSFTCCEKPRHGSTSSTSMGAAAAAAAGDEHVRNGQWITTDSEFVVLEL; this is encoded by the exons ATGGGGCACGAGACGACGGCGGTGATCGTGGGGTGCAAGGTGTTGCCTATCTGCGACGCGGCGGCGAGCGGCGGCCAGCTGAAGGAGGTGGCGCGGACAAGCGAGAGGAGGAGGTCGGTGGCGCGGGTGAAGCAGGAGCTGCTGCGGTGGGCGGCGGCCGCCAAGTCCAGTAAAGGAGGGAGCAAAGCATGGAAG GTTTTGTATTCCCGAAACAAACTGAAACCTGAAACGGAGTCGCCGGAGTGCTCGGCGGGCAAGGTCAGCTTCAAGTGGGACGCCGGCAGTTGCTCAGGAGCTTCGTCGGTGTGCTCCCCGCTCTCGCTCCCTTCCTCTTCGACCTCTCGAAACGACCACAGTCACATCCACACCAGCAGCGCGTCCAGGCTCTCGTTTACTTGCTGCGAAAAGCCACGACACGGCTCGACGAGTAGCACTTCGAtgggcgccgccgccgccgccgccgccggcgaCGAGCACGTCAGGAATGGGCAGTGGATCACCACCGACTCCGAAT TTGTGGTGCTGGAGCTCTGA